The following are from one region of the Vibrio hyugaensis genome:
- the folD gene encoding bifunctional methylenetetrahydrofolate dehydrogenase/methenyltetrahydrofolate cyclohydrolase FolD — translation MTAQNIDGTLISQTVRSEVAARVKARVGAGLRAPGLAVVLVGEDPASQVYVGSKRRACEEVGFVSKSFDLPATTSEEELLSLIDELNNDAEIDGILVQLPLPAGIDATHVLERIHPEKDVDGFHPYNVGRLAQRIPKLRSCTPKGIITLLDRYNIELRGKHAVVVGASNIVGRPMTLELLLAGCTTTTCHRFTRDLEGHVRQADLVVVAVGKPNFIPGEWIKKGAVVVDVGINRLESGKLVGDVEYDKARENASFITPVPGGVGPMTVASLIENTMLACEQFHTKK, via the coding sequence ATGACTGCTCAAAATATAGATGGAACTCTCATTTCCCAAACTGTTCGATCCGAAGTTGCAGCAAGAGTGAAAGCTCGCGTTGGAGCGGGCCTACGTGCACCAGGTCTTGCAGTTGTTCTAGTTGGTGAAGACCCAGCTTCTCAAGTTTACGTTGGCAGCAAACGCCGTGCGTGCGAAGAAGTTGGCTTTGTCTCTAAGTCTTTTGACCTTCCTGCGACTACGTCGGAAGAAGAGTTGCTATCTCTCATTGACGAGTTGAACAATGATGCAGAAATCGACGGTATTCTTGTTCAGTTGCCACTTCCTGCTGGCATCGATGCAACGCATGTTCTTGAGCGTATTCACCCAGAGAAAGACGTGGATGGCTTCCACCCTTATAACGTGGGTCGTCTAGCGCAGCGTATTCCTAAGCTTCGCTCTTGCACGCCAAAAGGCATCATTACTCTTCTTGACCGTTACAACATCGAACTACGTGGCAAGCACGCGGTTGTGGTTGGCGCATCAAACATCGTTGGTCGTCCTATGACACTTGAGCTGCTACTTGCAGGCTGTACAACGACAACTTGTCACCGCTTTACGAGAGATCTAGAAGGCCACGTTCGCCAAGCAGACCTTGTTGTGGTTGCGGTTGGTAAGCCAAACTTCATTCCTGGCGAGTGGATAAAGAAAGGGGCTGTTGTGGTCGATGTAGGCATCAACCGCCTTGAATCTGGCAAATTAGTGGGTGACGTGGAATACGATAAAGCACGTGAAAACGCGAGCTTCATTACTCCTGTACCGGGCGGCGTAGGCCCTATGACGGTAGCCAGCCTAATTGAGAACACGATGCTCGCTTGCGAGCAGTTCCATACGAAGAAATAA
- a CDS encoding beta-ketoacyl-[acyl-carrier-protein] synthase family protein — MPTRSPQPLYIQACGFHSALGKDEDVIHRCLAGIQPSNMVIDADILNSGRQTVIGQVAESLPEMPPELVPFDTRNNRLALSALRQIEGPVRDAIGQYGAERVAVVIGSSTSGITDGEVAFAEKLSEGDFPASYHYRKQELGNCSDFVAAYFGLTGPCYAVSTACSSSGRVFITAQRLIRTGLVDAVIVGGVDTICRLTLNGFNGLEALSEQHCSPFSTNRNGINIGESASIMLLSSSPTKVALLGTGDSSDAHHISAPHPEGVGAEQAMMKALENAGLSPSDIGYINAHGTATPLNDSMESKAIHRCFGDAVPVSSTKPLTGHTLGAASATEAAIAWHILNYDLDLPIQSCENKAEDIEVSLVETATKLNGKAILSNSFAFGGNNVSLIFGYAHD, encoded by the coding sequence ATGCCAACTCGCTCTCCTCAACCTTTGTATATTCAGGCCTGTGGTTTTCATTCCGCATTGGGCAAAGATGAAGACGTTATTCATCGGTGCCTAGCTGGAATCCAACCATCTAACATGGTCATTGATGCGGATATTCTGAACTCTGGCCGCCAAACAGTGATTGGCCAAGTGGCAGAGTCGTTACCTGAGATGCCGCCTGAGTTAGTCCCATTTGATACTCGCAACAACCGTCTGGCACTATCTGCACTTCGCCAGATTGAAGGGCCTGTGCGCGATGCCATAGGACAGTATGGCGCAGAACGTGTTGCCGTTGTTATCGGTAGCAGCACGTCAGGCATCACCGATGGCGAGGTGGCATTTGCAGAAAAACTCTCCGAAGGAGACTTCCCTGCAAGCTACCACTATCGCAAGCAAGAACTTGGCAATTGCAGTGACTTTGTCGCCGCCTATTTTGGTTTAACCGGACCTTGTTATGCAGTTTCCACAGCTTGCTCTTCGAGTGGCCGCGTATTTATTACTGCTCAACGCCTGATTCGAACCGGGCTTGTAGATGCGGTAATTGTCGGTGGTGTCGATACGATTTGTCGCCTAACACTTAACGGCTTCAACGGATTAGAAGCTCTTTCAGAGCAGCACTGCTCACCTTTTAGTACTAACCGTAATGGCATCAATATTGGTGAATCGGCTTCTATCATGTTGCTAAGTTCTTCTCCAACCAAAGTGGCCTTACTTGGCACAGGTGACAGCTCTGACGCGCATCATATCTCCGCCCCTCACCCTGAAGGTGTTGGCGCAGAACAAGCGATGATGAAGGCACTCGAAAACGCGGGCTTATCACCAAGTGACATTGGTTACATCAACGCCCATGGCACAGCAACACCACTGAATGATTCGATGGAAAGCAAAGCCATCCATCGTTGCTTTGGCGATGCAGTCCCTGTCAGCTCAACCAAACCCTTAACAGGTCACACGTTGGGTGCTGCCAGCGCCACAGAAGCGGCCATTGCGTGGCATATTTTAAATTACGACCTCGACCTTCCGATTCAGTCTTGTGAAAATAAAGCCGAAGACATCGAGGTTTCGTTGGTAGAAACAGCAACGAAACTGAATGGTAAGGCCATTTTAAGCAACTCTTTTGCTTTTGGTGGTAATAACGTTAGTCTCATTTTTGGTTACGCTCATGACTAA
- a CDS encoding endonuclease domain-containing protein translates to MQQRTFNLKYQKKIRSQLRSNMPKPEEVLWQRIRRKQLGVKFRRQHGIGRYIVDFYCAELSLVIEIDGDSHFSAEGKEKDAMRDAFMEALGIKVLRFTNEEAMKQTESVLERIIQFSSEQQPPLTPP, encoded by the coding sequence GTGCAACAACGAACGTTTAACTTGAAGTATCAAAAGAAAATCAGAAGCCAGCTACGCTCGAATATGCCAAAACCTGAAGAAGTACTTTGGCAAAGAATTAGACGAAAACAACTCGGTGTAAAGTTTCGTAGGCAACACGGTATTGGTCGCTACATCGTTGACTTCTATTGTGCGGAATTGAGCTTGGTTATTGAGATTGATGGTGATAGCCATTTCTCTGCTGAGGGGAAAGAGAAAGATGCAATGAGGGATGCATTCATGGAAGCACTGGGGATTAAGGTTCTGCGATTTACCAACGAAGAAGCGATGAAGCAAACCGAGTCTGTTTTGGAAAGGATAATTCAATTTAGTTCGGAGCAACAACCCCCTCTAACTCCCCCTTAA
- a CDS encoding DUF3261 domain-containing protein, with translation MKITTMLRVAVGLTLSILLSACSLVPQQSTPTVEITKGTQVSLPAPSALGYQLTASQLITATWSIDGKEKQEQLPVQLQVSDADVVLAGFSSWGTRVLSLQYDGTQINTEILNGLQGTLPEPEQVLFNLMITLWPSSAWEAPLNKVRWRMIDDGYSRTVFDSNGEKIIEIHYANADKLKGQIDFHHLKHGFSISIQTLQYQLN, from the coding sequence ATGAAGATAACCACGATGCTCCGAGTTGCTGTTGGCCTCACGCTAAGCATTCTGCTCAGTGCGTGTAGCTTAGTTCCTCAGCAGTCAACGCCAACGGTGGAAATAACCAAAGGCACCCAAGTCTCTCTTCCAGCCCCGAGCGCACTAGGCTACCAGCTCACAGCAAGCCAATTGATCACCGCGACTTGGTCGATTGATGGCAAAGAGAAGCAAGAGCAATTACCCGTACAACTGCAAGTCAGCGACGCTGATGTGGTCTTGGCTGGTTTTTCCTCATGGGGAACTCGCGTCTTGTCACTGCAATACGATGGCACACAAATCAATACTGAAATTTTAAACGGGCTACAAGGCACCTTACCGGAGCCAGAGCAGGTACTATTCAATCTAATGATCACGCTGTGGCCGAGTTCCGCTTGGGAAGCGCCGCTAAATAAGGTAAGGTGGCGAATGATTGATGATGGATATTCCCGAACCGTATTTGATAGCAACGGTGAAAAGATCATAGAGATACACTATGCAAACGCTGACAAGTTAAAAGGTCAGATTGATTTTCACCACCTCAAACATGGGTTTTCAATCTCCATTCAAACACTGCAATATCAATTAAATTAG
- a CDS encoding 3-ketoacyl-ACP reductase FabG2, with translation MTRQVLVTGASKGIGKAIAVQLAKDGFDIVVHYMGDQQGAQDTLGTIQQHGGNGRLIQFDISNREECRNKLEADIAEHGAYYGVVNNAGITRDTAFPAMTEEEWDGVIHTNLDSFYNVLHPCVMPMVQKRKGGRIVTLASVSGLMGNRGQTNYSAAKAGVIGATKSLALELAKRKITVNCVAPGLIDTGMVDEHVKEHAMPQIPLRRMGEPEEVAGLVSYLMSDIAGYVTRQVISVNGGLV, from the coding sequence ATGACCCGACAAGTCCTCGTAACAGGTGCTAGTAAAGGCATCGGTAAAGCCATCGCCGTTCAACTTGCGAAAGACGGTTTTGATATCGTCGTGCATTACATGGGCGATCAACAAGGCGCACAAGATACTTTAGGTACCATACAACAACATGGTGGCAACGGCCGCCTAATTCAGTTTGATATCAGTAACCGTGAAGAATGCCGCAACAAGCTAGAAGCGGACATTGCCGAGCATGGCGCATACTACGGCGTAGTTAACAATGCAGGGATTACTCGCGACACCGCCTTCCCTGCAATGACAGAAGAAGAGTGGGACGGTGTAATTCATACTAACCTAGATAGCTTCTACAATGTGCTGCACCCTTGTGTGATGCCAATGGTACAAAAACGCAAAGGCGGCCGCATTGTAACGCTGGCTTCGGTATCTGGCTTGATGGGCAACCGCGGCCAAACCAACTACAGCGCAGCAAAAGCAGGCGTGATTGGTGCAACTAAGTCATTGGCTCTTGAGCTAGCAAAACGCAAGATCACCGTAAACTGCGTGGCGCCCGGTCTTATCGATACTGGCATGGTTGACGAGCACGTAAAAGAGCACGCGATGCCACAAATCCCTCTGCGCCGCATGGGTGAACCAGAGGAGGTCGCTGGCCTTGTGAGTTACTTAATGTCAGACATCGCGGGCTACGTGACTCGCCAAGTCATTTCAGTAAACGGAGGCTTAGTATGA
- a CDS encoding beta-ketoacyl-ACP synthase, whose amino-acid sequence MSRRVVVTGMSGVTAFGNDWSAVEPKLRDCQNATQYMPSYEQYDGLNTKLAAPVMDFELPKHYKRKQVRGMGRVSKLATVATENALNQAGLIGNEVLTNGQTGIAYGSSTGSTDAIGAFGVMLNEKTTKAITATTYVQMMPHTTAVNVGLFFGLRGRVIPTSSACTSGSQAIGYAYEAIKHGYQTVMVAGGAEELCPTESAVFDTLFATSLKNEEPKSTPRPYDTDRDGLVIGEGAGTLVLEEYEHAVARGATIYAEIIGFASNCDAAHVTQPQMETMQICMEMALQNAGIPADKIDYVSAHGTATDRGDIAESNATENALGKVPISSLKSYFGHTLGACGAIEAWLSLEMMHTGWFSPTLNLDNLDPQCGDLDYLSGQGRELEVEYLMSNNFAFGGINTSIIFKKI is encoded by the coding sequence ATGAGTCGTCGAGTCGTTGTAACAGGTATGTCCGGCGTTACTGCTTTTGGTAACGATTGGTCTGCAGTAGAACCTAAACTACGCGATTGTCAAAACGCCACTCAATACATGCCCTCTTACGAGCAATATGATGGTTTGAACACCAAACTGGCAGCCCCAGTCATGGATTTTGAACTGCCTAAGCACTACAAGCGCAAACAAGTTCGCGGCATGGGTCGTGTTTCTAAACTTGCTACCGTAGCCACCGAAAACGCATTAAACCAAGCAGGCTTAATTGGCAACGAAGTGCTGACAAACGGTCAAACTGGCATTGCTTACGGCTCTTCAACAGGCAGTACCGATGCGATTGGTGCCTTTGGTGTCATGCTTAACGAGAAAACCACCAAAGCCATCACTGCAACCACCTACGTACAAATGATGCCGCACACGACTGCAGTTAACGTTGGGCTGTTCTTCGGCTTACGTGGTCGAGTGATTCCGACCAGCAGCGCCTGTACTTCTGGCAGTCAAGCGATTGGTTACGCCTACGAAGCTATCAAACACGGCTACCAAACCGTTATGGTTGCAGGTGGCGCTGAAGAGCTTTGTCCGACAGAATCGGCTGTCTTCGACACCCTTTTTGCGACCAGTCTAAAAAATGAAGAGCCGAAAAGCACACCGAGGCCTTATGACACTGACCGCGACGGCCTAGTGATCGGTGAAGGTGCGGGTACGTTGGTTTTAGAAGAATACGAACACGCCGTTGCACGTGGTGCGACAATCTATGCAGAGATTATCGGCTTTGCAAGTAACTGCGATGCGGCACACGTGACGCAACCTCAAATGGAAACCATGCAGATCTGTATGGAAATGGCGTTACAGAATGCGGGCATTCCTGCGGATAAAATCGATTATGTTTCCGCTCACGGAACGGCAACCGACCGAGGAGATATCGCAGAAAGTAACGCGACTGAAAATGCACTCGGTAAAGTGCCAATCAGTTCTTTAAAGAGCTACTTTGGCCATACTCTAGGCGCTTGCGGTGCTATCGAAGCCTGGTTAAGTCTTGAGATGATGCATACAGGTTGGTTTAGCCCGACCCTCAACTTAGATAATCTCGATCCACAATGTGGTGATCTCGATTACTTATCCGGTCAAGGCCGTGAACTGGAAGTGGAATACTTAATGAGTAACAACTTCGCGTTCGGTGGCATCAACACTTCGATCATTTTTAAGAAGATTTAA
- a CDS encoding hotdog family protein has protein sequence MTKLPPIEQLLPHDKPMILVDRALDVQQDTIHCQVDIGDHNPFFNQESLSVPAYVGIEFMAQSVAAWSGYHALTQGEEPPIGFLLGSRRYVADCDAFMQGQILDVYAEKMMEDNGMAVFSARIEWQEKTIATCQLNVYVPSEEKLKEMKIRSQQ, from the coding sequence ATGACTAAACTTCCCCCAATTGAACAACTGCTTCCGCACGATAAACCGATGATTCTGGTTGATCGTGCTTTAGACGTTCAACAAGACACCATTCATTGCCAAGTTGATATCGGTGACCACAATCCATTCTTCAACCAAGAAAGCCTTTCGGTGCCTGCTTACGTCGGTATCGAGTTCATGGCTCAATCTGTCGCCGCTTGGTCCGGCTATCACGCGCTTACTCAAGGTGAAGAACCGCCCATCGGTTTTTTGCTTGGCAGCCGACGCTACGTGGCAGATTGCGATGCGTTTATGCAGGGGCAAATACTCGACGTATACGCAGAAAAAATGATGGAAGACAATGGCATGGCAGTATTTTCGGCTCGAATTGAGTGGCAAGAAAAGACCATTGCGACCTGCCAACTGAACGTTTACGTCCCATCAGAAGAAAAATTAAAAGAAATGAAAATCAGGAGTCAACAATGA
- a CDS encoding IS3 family transposase (programmed frameshift): MKSVTRRTQCDYSLAFKLDVVDQVERGELTYKQAQEKYGIQGCSTVLVWLRKHGRLNWSRGTPRFLKKGLPMSELNSPPTPEQRIKELEKLLEDTKLRADFFEEVVKVMERDHGVRVVKKHKGGVVQEQNIALLNVTKFCQIVNITRQAYYKQCLTDARKLRRDEVLLSFVRETRIKQARIGTRKLKYLMEQAGMTVGRDYLFTLLKHHRLLVKTKRAYHRTTDSHHRFYCHPNRIKDGFKPERPEELWVADITYLPTYEGNSYVSLITDAYSRKIVGYSVDDNMQTSVVKQAFIGALKKRRSKGSLIHHSDRGSQYCSKEYQDLHAKHKVVCSMTDGYDCYQNALAERVNGILKMEYLLRKPKDIVQARKMVAESVEIYNQMRPHTALKYKTPDEVHRAF, from the exons ATGAAATCAGTAACTAGACGAACTCAATGTGACTATTCCCTCGCTTTTAAATTGGATGTTGTTGACCAAGTTGAAAGAGGTGAACTGACTTATAAACAGGCTCAAGAGAAATACGGCATACAAGGTTGTTCTACAGTATTAGTGTGGCTCCGAAAACACGGTCGACTCAATTGGTCTAGGGGCACTCCTCGATTTTTGAAAAAAGGGTTGCCTATGTCTGAACTCAATTCACCTCCTACACCAGAGCAACGTATCAAAGAGCTGGAAAAGCTGCTCGAAGATACCAAGCTAAGAGCCGACTTCTTTGAAGAAGTGGTCAAAGTTATGGAACGAGACCACGGTGTTCGAGTCGTAAAAAAGCACAAAGGTG GCGTCGTCCAAGAGCAAAACATAGCTCTGCTTAACGTGACTAAATTTTGCCAAATCGTAAATATCACTAGGCAAGCCTATTACAAGCAATGCCTTACTGATGCTCGTAAGTTGCGACGCGATGAAGTACTTCTGAGTTTTGTTCGTGAGACTCGTATTAAACAAGCCCGCATAGGAACTAGGAAGCTGAAGTATCTGATGGAACAAGCAGGAATGACTGTAGGCAGGGACTATCTTTTTACACTGCTTAAACATCATCGCCTGCTTGTGAAAACCAAGCGTGCTTACCACCGAACAACAGATAGCCATCATAGGTTTTACTGCCACCCAAATAGAATAAAGGATGGTTTTAAGCCAGAGAGGCCTGAAGAGTTGTGGGTCGCTGATATTACCTATCTTCCTACTTATGAAGGGAATAGTTATGTCAGCCTGATTACCGATGCCTACTCTAGGAAAATCGTCGGTTACAGTGTGGATGACAACATGCAAACGAGTGTTGTAAAACAAGCTTTTATAGGAGCGTTAAAAAAACGTCGAAGTAAAGGAAGCTTAATCCATCATTCAGATAGAGGTTCCCAGTACTGCTCAAAGGAATACCAAGACTTACATGCTAAGCACAAGGTAGTGTGTTCAATGACGGATGGGTATGACTGTTACCAGAATGCATTGGCAGAGAGAGTAAACGGCATTTTGAAAATGGAATACCTCTTGCGAAAGCCCAAAGATATTGTTCAGGCGAGAAAAATGGTCGCTGAGTCAGTAGAAATCTATAATCAGATGAGGCCTCATACAGCGCTAAAATACAAAACGCCCGATGAAGTGCATCGAGCGTTTTAA